The proteins below come from a single Miscanthus floridulus cultivar M001 chromosome 1, ASM1932011v1, whole genome shotgun sequence genomic window:
- the LOC136481844 gene encoding zinc finger transcription factor YY1-like — MEYPAAAAGSGGHKYYYPPQHSQPQALRLPPRPAARWVKQWIPQDLACSGGKCSLFKWVREDGYRNSKENPRVLDVEAPKPEPTTEILFLCSYDNCGKSFVDVSALRKHAHVHNERQYICTEPNCGKKFVDSSKLKRHYLIHTGQKDFVCPHPGCGKAFSLDFNLRSHLKTHALENYHICPFPACGKRFTSDFKLSAHVKSHEKIGTPIAVQHAPAPAAEKPRVAQKPSTPATTSYADRPYVCPYEGCDKAYIHGYKLNLHLKTQHPEHGQEENGKVGASAGQHAANEQTYQYNYAEVGEIAPNPKRSKHKVHSSKSYNAKTSRAMPSDIGGVRNQWPGKATYQDDSEETEEDGGNNIEDGWRYGNNDDDEETPDED; from the exons ATGGAGTacccggcggcggccgccggatCGGGGGGCCACAAGTACTACTACCCGCCGCAGCACTCGCAGCCGCAGGCGCTTCGCCTCCCGCCGCGCCCCGCCGCTCGGTGGGTCAAGCAATG GATCCCGCAGGATCTTGCGTGCTCTGGCGGCAAGTGCTCGCTCTTCAAGTGGGTCAGAG AGGATGGGTACAGAAACTCCAAGGAGAACCCCAGAGTGCTAGATGTGGAAGCCCCCAAGCCTGAACCTACCACAGAGATCCTCTTCCTCTGCAGCTACGACAACTGCGGCAAGAGCTTTGTTGATGTCAGCGCGCTCCGCAAGCATGCTCATGTGCACAACGAGAGGCAGTATATCTGCACCGAGCCCAACTGTGGGAAG AAATTTGTTGATAGCTCCAAGTTGAAGAGACATTATCTTATCCATACAGGACAAAAGGATTTTGTCTGTCCACATCCAGGCTGTGGTAAG GCCTTCTCATTGGATTTTAACTTACGGTCACACCTGAAAACACATGCATTGGAGAATTATCACATATGCCCTTTCCCTGCATGTGGCAAAAGATTTACAAGTGACTTCAAACTATCAGCACATGTCAAGTCACATGAAAAG ATTGGAACTCCTATTGCAGTGCAACATGCGCCAGCGCCAGCAGCAGAAAAACCGCGTGTCGCCCAGAAGCCTTCGACTCCAGCAACCACAAGCTATGCTGATCGCCCATATGTCTGCCCCTATGAAGGTTGTGACAAAGCATACATTCACGGTTACAAATTGAACCTTCATCTAAAAACTCAGCACCCTGAACACGGTCAAGAGGAAAATGGTAAGGTCGGTGCTTCTGCTGGTCAGCATGCTGCGAATGAACAGACCTACCAGTATAACTATGCTGAGGTTGGTGAGATTGCACCAAACCCCAAAAGGAGCAAGCATAAGGTCCACTCATCCAAATCCTACAATGCCAAGACCTCGAGAGCGATGCCTTCTGACATCGGTGGTGTCAGGAACCAGTGGCCAGGTAAAGCTACGTACCAAGATGATAGTGAAGAGACCGAAGAAGACGGAGGCAACAACATTGAAGATGGCTGGAGATATGGCAAcaatgatgacgatgaggaaacACCAGATGAAGATTGA